The following proteins are co-located in the Microbacterium sp. Clip185 genome:
- a CDS encoding helix-turn-helix domain-containing protein: MPDTTPPEGRLLAPASVAEALSVSVDEVIALVMEGRLRGMRVGESRQWRIEEASVSDYLDDEAEEARRMALWRQSNAASFPELWGHGRVRNPD; this comes from the coding sequence ATGCCCGACACGACCCCGCCCGAGGGCCGCCTCCTCGCCCCGGCATCCGTTGCCGAGGCGCTGTCGGTGTCGGTCGACGAGGTCATCGCACTGGTGATGGAGGGAAGGCTGCGCGGCATGCGCGTGGGCGAGAGCCGTCAGTGGCGCATCGAGGAGGCGAGCGTCTCGGATTACCTCGACGACGAGGCCGAGGAGGCTCGCCGGATGGCGCTGTGGCGGCAGTCCAACGCGGCCAGCTTTCCGGAGCTCTGGGGGCACGGTCGGGTCCGTAATCCCGACTGA
- a CDS encoding Rv3235 family protein, which translates to MVQIATGATRPERSFMRLSADFFAPQPTSSSELPDPVPLVRNLTNGVLEALAGVRDIDQLARWMTEDTYRALLTRVNLATRARSARGVAAARPVHSILSVHHSEPADGVVEAVVVVAGPARTRAVAVRLEGMDRRWRATSLALL; encoded by the coding sequence ATGGTTCAGATCGCCACCGGCGCGACGCGCCCCGAACGCAGCTTCATGCGCTTGTCCGCGGACTTCTTCGCGCCGCAGCCGACATCCTCGTCCGAGCTGCCCGATCCGGTGCCGTTGGTGCGCAATCTCACCAACGGCGTGCTCGAGGCGCTCGCGGGTGTCCGCGACATCGATCAGCTCGCGCGGTGGATGACCGAGGACACCTATCGCGCGCTTCTCACGCGCGTCAACCTCGCCACCCGTGCCCGCAGCGCGCGCGGCGTCGCCGCCGCCCGCCCCGTGCACTCCATCCTGAGCGTGCACCACTCGGAGCCCGCCGACGGTGTCGTCGAGGCTGTCGTGGTCGTCGCCGGCCCCGCGCGCACCCGCGCGGTGGCCGTCCGCCTGGAGGGCATGGACCGGCGCTGGCGGGCCACGTCGCTCGCTCTCCTGTGA
- a CDS encoding SAF domain-containing protein: protein MTAQVTPRQRPRALWADARFLIGVVLVLVSIAGVWFVVASSRQTVPVYAATRTIVPGESISPSELRVVDVALGSLEGAYASGDTLPADAVATRTIPAGELIPAAAVGEASDVRTTTIVVPSSTAIPASIDVGTPVEVWAAPLDDQGVRQAPRILVADAAVAALASSDSVMATNAPSIELVVPRESVADVLAALAGEATLSVVPAQGAS from the coding sequence ATGACAGCTCAGGTCACGCCCCGCCAGCGTCCCCGCGCACTGTGGGCGGACGCGCGCTTCCTGATCGGAGTCGTGCTCGTCCTCGTCTCGATCGCGGGCGTCTGGTTCGTCGTCGCATCGTCGCGTCAGACGGTCCCCGTCTACGCCGCCACGCGAACCATCGTCCCCGGTGAGAGCATCTCGCCCTCGGAGCTGCGCGTCGTCGACGTCGCGCTGGGCTCGCTGGAGGGCGCCTACGCATCCGGGGACACACTGCCCGCCGATGCCGTGGCGACTCGCACGATCCCCGCCGGCGAGCTCATCCCCGCCGCTGCGGTGGGTGAAGCCTCCGACGTCCGCACCACCACGATCGTCGTCCCCAGCAGCACCGCGATTCCCGCCTCCATCGACGTCGGCACACCCGTGGAGGTCTGGGCCGCCCCACTCGACGACCAGGGCGTGCGACAGGCTCCCCGCATCCTGGTCGCGGACGCGGCGGTCGCGGCGCTGGCGAGCAGCGACTCCGTCATGGCGACTAACGCGCCCTCCATCGAGCTCGTCGTTCCCCGGGAGTCCGTGGCGGATGTGCTCGCGGCGCTGGCGGGTGAGGCGACGCTCTCGGTGGTGCCCGCGCAGGGGGCGTCGTGA